The genome window CCGCTATTGGGAAAGAACGGATGCTGGAAGAAACTGCACATCAACACGCGGTCGTCGCCCGCGAAAACGTCTTCGGTGCCATTGCCGTGGTGAACATCGAAGTCCACGATGGCCACTCGCGACAGACCGTGAACGTCCATTGCATGGCGGGCCGCGATGGCCACATTGTTCAAGAAGCAGAATCCCATGGCCTGCGAACGGCAGGCGTGATGACCGGGCGGGCGCACCGCGCAGAACGCCGTGCGGGCCTCGCCTCCCATCACCGCATCAACCGCTGCCACGCCCGCCCCCGCCGCGTACAAGGCGGCTTCATAGGTGTGGGGATTCATGAGCGTGTCCGGATCTATCGGGTAATACCCTTGGTCCGGCGTATGTTCCTGCAAACTGTCCAGATACTGGACGGTGTGCACGCGCAGGATGTCATCGCGGGACACCTGTGGCGCCTGCCGGTCATCCAGATAGGGCATCAATCCGCTGGCCAATAATTGGTCAGAAATGGCGTCAAGCCTCTGCGGGCTTTCGGGATGCCAACTGCCCATTTCATGCAAGCGGCATGCCGGGTGGGTAAGATACATGGTCTCCATAAGGAAGATTATGTTCATCTGTCGGCGATTACTGCAACTCGGAATGCTTTCCGCCCTGCTGGCGGGGTGCTCCACCACCGCTCCAACTGCCCCAAATACGCTTGCCGCCCAACCCGGCGCCGCCTCTGCCAACACTGCCATTCGCATCGGTCCCAGTACGCCGACACTAGGCCCCGAACTACCGGATGACGCTCCTGCCACCCTGACCGCCACGGGCAAGCTGCGCCCTGAAGTCCGCGCTTTCGTGGAAGATCTGGCTGTTCAGCGCAATCTGCCGCTGGCCCCGATGGTCTCGGCGCTGGAAAGCTCACGCTACAACGCCACCGTGTCGCGCCTGATCGCGCCGGCGCCCCCGGGCAAGAAGATCTGGCGCAGCTGGCTGACATACCGCTCACGCTTTGTCGAACCCAAACGCATCGGCTGGGGCGTGGATTTCTACAACGAAAACCGCGATCTTCTGAACCGGGCCGCACAGCGTTTTGGCGTGCCGGCACCCATCATTGCCTCGATCATCGGCGTCGAAACGCTGTATGGCCGCAACATGGGCAACTTCCGGGTGATCGATGCCCTGGCCACCTTGGCCTTCGACTATCCGGACCCGGCCAAGCCCGAGCGCGCCACGATGTTCCGTGGCCAGCTGGCGGACTTTCTGACACTGGTCATGAAAGACAAATTAGATCTGGAAACACGCGGGTCCTATGCGGGCGCTATCGGCATGCCCCAGTTCATGCCCACGAGCATCATGCATTACGCGGTGGATGGCGATAACAACGGCCATATCGACCTGACCAACAACACCCAGGACGCCATCATGTCCGTCGGCAGCTTCCTGTCGCAACACGGCTGGCAACGTGGCCTGCCCGTGTTCGCGCCGGTGGTGCTGCCTGCGGACCCGACTGCGCTGGTCGACGGCGGCCTGGAGCCCAAACAAACCTGGGCCACGCTGACGGCGGCCGGCGCACGCCTGCAACCGGGGGCTTCGGCCACCGGTTGGGATGCGCAACCCCTGGGCGTGGTGGATCTGGTGGAAGAGGCCCGTGGCACGGCCCAGTACCGCGTCGGCACGCCGAATTTTTTCGCACTGACCAAGTACAACCGCAGCTATTTCTACGCCACCTCA of Achromobacter seleniivolatilans contains these proteins:
- a CDS encoding histone deacetylase family protein; the encoded protein is METMYLTHPACRLHEMGSWHPESPQRLDAISDQLLASGLMPYLDDRQAPQVSRDDILRVHTVQYLDSLQEHTPDQGYYPIDPDTLMNPHTYEAALYAAGAGVAAVDAVMGGEARTAFCAVRPPGHHACRSQAMGFCFLNNVAIAARHAMDVHGLSRVAIVDFDVHHGNGTEDVFAGDDRVLMCSFFQHPFFPNSGAEHPAGNMVNVPVAAYTAGAAVKTIVTDTWLPRLEAHRPELILVSAGFDAHREDDMGQMGLVEADYAWMTEQLVNVAERHCQGRIVSTLEGGYNLSALGRSVVAHIRALAKL
- the mltB gene encoding lytic murein transglycosylase B, translating into MFICRRLLQLGMLSALLAGCSTTAPTAPNTLAAQPGAASANTAIRIGPSTPTLGPELPDDAPATLTATGKLRPEVRAFVEDLAVQRNLPLAPMVSALESSRYNATVSRLIAPAPPGKKIWRSWLTYRSRFVEPKRIGWGVDFYNENRDLLNRAAQRFGVPAPIIASIIGVETLYGRNMGNFRVIDALATLAFDYPDPAKPERATMFRGQLADFLTLVMKDKLDLETRGSYAGAIGMPQFMPTSIMHYAVDGDNNGHIDLTNNTQDAIMSVGSFLSQHGWQRGLPVFAPVVLPADPTALVDGGLEPKQTWATLTAAGARLQPGASATGWDAQPLGVVDLVEEARGTAQYRVGTPNFFALTKYNRSYFYATSVADLASEIEARVGR